The following nucleotide sequence is from Kineobactrum salinum.
AAAGCGCCGTCTGGTGACCATGACCAACCGAAAGGCGGGAAGTGCAGGCCGTTACGCTGCCGCACAACGGCGAGAAGCCCAGAGTCAGGGTATTTCCCCCACGCGAAATCAGCTTCACCATCGTCTGTTAACCGGCGTTCCTCTCCACTGTCCAGGGTGCAAACGTAGAGGTCGTGATCGTGCACCATCAGGCCTTGGCTCTTGTCCGGTGAAATCAGGATATGCGGCTGCGACACCTCAACCGGGCCAAGGTCAGCGACCGACCCTTTCGAGAACCGCCAACGATGATTCTCCGCGACCAAAATAGCCTCTTCATCGGACGTGATGTCCTCGACTGCGAGCTCCCACTGGCCGACCTTCCCGCCGGTGGCAAGACTCAACGCGTCAGCGGCGGCGGCATGATCGAACGCGGAACGCGCGATACCATCCACCACCAGGGCATACTCAACACCATCCGACCGCTGGCGCTCATACCAGAAATCATGATCGGCCCACCAGTGTGGGCTGACGCTTTCGTTGAGTACCAGCGGCGTGACTTTTCCGTCGAGCATTGCTTCGGCCGCTTCATAACGGGCGACAATATCCGTGCGGTTTCCAGGTTGGGACGACATATTGTTCCGGCCTTACATGTAGTTCACGAAATACGGAAATTCCATATATAGCCATCCGGTCCGGCCTTGTTTTTTCGTATCTTGATTGGTCATTTCCCGGCTCTCCGGCTGGAGTGGATTGAGCCAGGGCCGATGAAGTGAACCGGGTGCACGAGTGGAAGTTCCGGGAGCCATTCGATCTATATCCCCGAGGGTAGGATTTTCGACGTGGACTCACAAGAATAAACCGGGATTTCCATACGTGCTCGAAAGGAATTTGGCGGAGTTCAAAAAACGCACGCCCCGGCCGCGAGATCATCTACAAAAACAGGGCTCCGGTGAGCCGGCAAGATAGACAATCATCCCGGTAAATATTAGGGTGTAGTCATGTATGGCCCGACTTCTCCTCGGGCTCGCCAATTGGAGTTTATTTGCCATGCAAGCCAAAGCGCTTCTTCAATCTAGCCTGGTTTGGGACAATCACGGATGTCTTCCGCTCCGCCCATTCGACGAGACATTCTTGCCGCAGCTCGAGCTATACCGCTCAAGTGACGTCAATGTTGTGATGATCAATATCGGTTTCGGCGAGCAGGGAGTAGAGGAACATGTCCGGATGATCGCCCATTTCCGCCGCTGGATCGCAGCGCGGAGCGATCACTACCTGTTGATTGAGACTGCCGACGATATCGAACGGGCCCGGGACAGCGGCCGTCTGGCGATTGGCTTCGATATCGAGGGCGCCAACGGCATCGCCGATCAGATCAGCCTGATCTCGATGTATTATGATCTTGGTGTTCGCTGGATGCTGATGGCCTACAACCGCAACAACCGGGTCGGTGGAGGCTGTCAGGATGAAGATCAGGGACTCACTCCTTTCGGTCGCGAGGTACTCGATGAAATGGCACGGGTCGGCATGGTCGCCTGTTGTACCCACACTGGCTACCGTACTGTTCGTGACGTGTTGGAGCATAACAAGAATCCGGTGATCTTTTCTCATTCCAATCCACGTGCGGTGTATGATCATCCCCGCAATGTACCCGACGATCTGCTTCTGGGCGTCGCAAAGACAGGCGGTGTCATTTGTCTCAATGGTATTGGCATCTTCCTTGGCGACAATGACAACAGCACCGAAACCTATTTCCGTCACATGGATTATGTCGTTCAGCTGATCGGCGCCGACCACGTCGGCGTCGGTCTCGACTATGTCTTCGATCTCGCTGAGCTTGACGATTATCTCAAGAAGATGAAGGGCACCTTTCCGGGCGGACTCGGCTATGAAGTCGGCGATGGCCTGAAATGTGTTTCGCCCGCGCAGATCGAACAGCTGGTCGAGCTTCAGATCAAGGCGGGTTATACCGAGACCGATATCAGGAAGATCCTCGGTGAGAATCTGCTGCGGGTCGCGAAGCAGGTGTGGAAGCCACGTTCGGCGTTCTCGAACGTGGCATAGTGGCACACTTGCTGAGTCGAAATCCGCATTACCTAATTTGTTCAGAGGCTGATCAAAGGTTGAGTTTTCAACTTTGTGAATCACATTCTCATATAGAATGTGGATTTGTCGGACTTAACCACTGGGTAATATTGATTCTCGC
It contains:
- a CDS encoding dipeptidase — protein: MQAKALLQSSLVWDNHGCLPLRPFDETFLPQLELYRSSDVNVVMINIGFGEQGVEEHVRMIAHFRRWIAARSDHYLLIETADDIERARDSGRLAIGFDIEGANGIADQISLISMYYDLGVRWMLMAYNRNNRVGGGCQDEDQGLTPFGREVLDEMARVGMVACCTHTGYRTVRDVLEHNKNPVIFSHSNPRAVYDHPRNVPDDLLLGVAKTGGVICLNGIGIFLGDNDNSTETYFRHMDYVVQLIGADHVGVGLDYVFDLAELDDYLKKMKGTFPGGLGYEVGDGLKCVSPAQIEQLVELQIKAGYTETDIRKILGENLLRVAKQVWKPRSAFSNVA